The Arthrobacter sp. MN05-02 genome includes the window GCGAGCTTCTACGAGCCTGTTCGCGGTGTCGCAGCCGCATGTAGCGAATACGTTCGTATTCGCCACTCTGCGTGGGGACCACCGGACCTCCAGAACCGGCGAGGCTTGTCCCATTTCGGACACCATCACCGGTTAGAGCGACAAGCATTCACCGAAGGACTTTAGATGGCCCCCAATTGGCATCCTTTGCTGGGTCGCGGCCTACCGCCCCTTCTGGGGTGAGCTGATGAAGTGCTGGGAATCCTGTTGCGTTCGAGTAACAGCGGCGTCGCTGCCATTCAGTGGTCCGTACGGTGGAAGAAACGGTCGGCCCGCAGTGCACTACCGGCCTGTCTCGCCGGAGGAGGACCTGTGACTGATACGAGCAATACAAGGCTTCATAGGGTACGGGCGGACCGGCTGCGTGCGTTGAGCATGTGCTCACTGCTCGCCACTGGCTTGGCCCTGGTAGCGGGTTGCGCGACAGGCGGGCAGGACAACTGGAACTCCACCGCAGTCGGTGACGACAAGAGCGTGGGCGCTCGACCTGCGCAGTGTCCTCCTGGTCACCGATGAGGAGGACAGCCCGGCCAGGCTCCTGGGTACCTTCGAGAACAACGGGGATCAGCCCGTGGAAGTAAGGATCAGCGACGAGGACGAGGACGTCACCGTGATGGTCCCAGCACAGGGTTCCGTCGGTCTCGACACCGTTGAGACCCTCTTGCGAACGGCCGGCGATGCTCCGGGCGCCCGCACCACCTTGACGGCCACCACCGACGCCGGCGACGTCGACCTGCTCGTTCCCGTCGTCGATGGGACCCTCGACCCCTACAAGCCCTACCTTCCCGACTAACGTGGCTTGGCGATGGGTTAGATGACTGTTCGCACGATCCTGTAGGACGGGCTCGGTTCTCACGCTTCCCTCATCTTCCGCGCCTACAGTGAAGAACCCGGGACAAGGCATCTGCCTTTCCCCTCACGAAGAAGGAGTTTCTTATGGGATTGTTTGGCAGCCGAAGTAAGGCGGGACGACTCGCGTCCAAGGCACTGGACTTCATCAGCAGCAACCCTGACAAGGTCAACAACGGTGTCGCGAAAGCTAGCGACTTCGTGAACAAGCGGACTCACAGCAAGTACTCGCGACACATCACTGGGGCCCAAACGAAAGCCACGGACGCTGTCGCGAAGCTCAACCGGAAAAACGGTCGCGGTGGTCTCAATGGTCGTGGTGGCGGGCCGGGATCCGGGCCCGTCAGATAGCGGTCTGTCACCCGCGTGGCTTTCCTCACCCGCGACGACCAGGACATGGCGGACTTCGAACGCATCAGCACCACAATTGTCGATGAGCTTCATACACCGCAGTGAGGTAGGACGCCCAACACATTCACGCCAACGAGGATTCAGTCGACCAGGACGCGGGGCACGCCCACGCCGTCATGACCTGGCAGGCTGCCCGCGAGATGCCGCTTGGTTTTACTAGGGCCGGTGATGCCGCTGACTTGCTTACAGACCTTGGTTGCGAAAGGACGTCCAGTATTGAGCAGCCGCAGCCAGGCATAGACACACCCCGCTGAGGTGAAGGAAGAAGGATGGTCCGGCTATTCCGTCGCTGACGATCGCAGTCCACAACCACGCCCCTCCAAGGACGAACCACACCAACACGCCCAGCAGAGAACGCCCTCCTGCACTACCGCCGGCACGAGCCTCGCTCTCCTTCTCACCCATACACCAAGCCTGTACACCCCTGCAGGATCATGCAAATCCTCCACCTGGGGCTACTTGATGCTGTTCTGCGGATGTCTCTAGCAATTCAGATAGGGGCTCGTCGCGCGCTTCTCGTGATTCTTGGCGGGGGTCAGAGATGGAAGTGGTGGTCCCGGTGGTCCCGGTGGTCGAGTTCGTCGGTGATGTCCTCGAGCCTGGACTGAGTTTCGGGATCGAGGGCGCCGTGGAGCGCGTCGAACGCATCCTCTCCCTCGACGACATCCAGTCGGGTTCACGCGTCCCTAGGTGTCGAGGGAACTGTTCCGGCCTTCACCATTTACCTCTTCCGGAACGCTTATGTTGACTGTCAACAATGATCTGCGTAACGTGCCATAGGTCACGTTTAGAACGGTGAGGTCAATGTCGATGTTCAGTCCCCTGGTCGTGTGTTCGTCCATCAGCTTCCGCCATCAGAACCTTCCGTTGGCTCTGAGCACGATGCAGAACCTCGGGTTTATGGCTATTGATCTAGGTGCTCTTCCAGGAGTATGCGATCACGTCCCCTTCGTTCTGGATCGCAGAGCAGTGGTCCAGGTAAGTTCTGAGGTGCGCTCCTCGGGCATGAGCGTGCTGTCGGTCAACGGTGACATCGGTGACCTCAATACAGCTCTGAGTCCACTTGAGTCAGTTGACCGGAATCAGCACCTCGAGATGCTTTTAGCCCTGACTGCCGACCTTGGAGCGACTGCGCTGGTGCTTCCCTGCGGGGCCCTGTCTCATGACCCTGTCCGAACTCTCGATGAAGACCTGGATCTCATAGCGGCCACCCTGACCGCGGCGTCAACAAGCGCAGCTGATGCAGGTGTCGAGATCTGGGTTGAGGCGCCTCACTTCTTCCGACTCTGCTGGGATATGGATCGGGCGGTGGATCTTCTGTCGCGACTGCCTCCAGCAGTGGGAGTGGTCATGGATTTCAGTCATCTCGTCGCCTCCGGAGCAGACCCGGTGGAGTTCGTAACCATCTTTCATAACCGCATCCGCCATGTGCACATCCGTGACGCAGTACCTGGCAACATCAATCTCAGCGTCGGAAACGGACAGGTTGACTTTGCCTCGGGCATCGATGCCCTCATCGCATGTGGCTACACCGGGCACTTCGCACTGGAGCTGGAGACCCGGGACGTAACCGCTGATCAGCGGCCCCAGGCAACAGCATCGGCTGCCGCCTACATCTCCCAACTCATCGAGAGGAGCGCCGCACAAGCGCCCTCCAACGCCCCCACGGCCACCTCTACAACCAAGAACCCCAAACCAGCACAGGAGCATCATGACTAGCATCCAGCGAACCGCCGTCATCACCGGAGCCACCTCCCCCCGAGGCATCGGCGTCACCACCGCACGCCGTTATGCCAAAGATGGCTGGGCCATCGTCGTCCTCGACCTCAACGGTGAGACCTCGGCAAAAGTTGCCACCGAGATCAGCAGCGAATTCGGCGTCCCCGGCTTCGGCTACGCAGTAGACGTCACCAGCGAAGCCTCTGTTATCGCAGCCCACGAAGCGGTAGCTGCGGAGGTCACCGCCGGCAATTTGCCTCCGATTGGGGCGCTTGCCAACATCGCGGGTATCACCTCTCCCGTCCCGTTCTTGGAGACAACCTTGGATCTTTGGAACAAGGTCATGGCCGTCAACGCCACCGGCACCTATCTGGTGACCAAAGCCTTCCTGCCGGCGATGCTCGAGAACAAGTGGGGCCGTATCGTCAATATGTCCTCCGTTTCCGCACAGCGCGGCGGCGGCGTTTTCGGCAAGGTCCCCTACTCGGCCGCCAAAGCAGCGATCCTTGGATTCACCAAGGCTCTGGCCCGGGAACTGGCCGACAGCGGCGTCACCGTCAACGCCGTCACCCCCGGTGCCGTCGACACCAACATCAGGGTCGGCAGCACTCCGGAGCAGGAGGCGGCCCTCGCCCGGGACATTCCCCTGGGCCGCACGGCGACGACGGACGAGGTCGCAGGAGTCATCGCCTTTCTGTCCTCGGATGACTCCTCCTACCTCACCGGAACCACGATTGACATCAACGGTGGAAGCCACATCCACTAAGTAAGCCCTCCTGCCAGGAATGGCGGGGGTTTGAAGCGGTCGGAAACTTACCGGCACCCGTGTCTTCACGTCATTTGTGAATGCAATCCGCAGGGGAAGCTTCCCGCTCCCTTATCTGTCGACTGTTGACAATGCATGTGCCTCAAGTCACACTTGCAGGAAACGCAGTGTTAACAGTCAACACAACTTCCAGTAAAGGACCCATGATGAGCAATGAAGCTCTGCAGATGCGAGGCCATGTCCATGGGACGAAGGATGCCCGCAAGGTAGCCGTCGGATCCGGGGTCGGTGCAGTCATCGAGACCTACGACTTCATCGGCTTCGGAACGGCTGCAGCTCTCTACTTCGGGCCGGCCTTCTTCCCTGGGGCGGATCCCGTCACTGCAACCCTGGCCTCGTTCGCCACCCTGGGCGTCGGCTTCGCGGCCCGCCCTCTCGGTGGCATCATCGGCGGCCACCTCGGAGACAAGGTAGGCCGCAAGCCTGTCCTTGTGGCATCACTGATCATCATGGGGCTCGCGACCTTCGCTATCGGCCTGCTCCCCACCTACGCAACCGTGGGCATTCTCGCCCCCATCCTGCTGGTGATCGTGCGCATCATTCAGGGGCTGGCCTTCGGCGCCGAATGGGGAGGCGCGATTCTGATGAGCTACGAGCACGCCCCATGGAAGTCCAAGGGAAAGTACACCGGCATCGTTCAGGCAGGGTTCCCCGTCGGACTTCTCCTGGCGAACCTCGTCTTCCTCGCCAGCGCCAACCTGATCGGTGACTGGGCCTGGCGGATACCGTTCCTCGCCAGCATCGTCCTCGTCGCCGTCGGCCTGATCATCCGCTCCAAGGTCCCCGAGTCGCCGGTCTTCGAGGACGTCAAGGACCAGGGCAACATCGTCAAAAATCCGATCGTGCAGGTCATCCGCCAGGACTGGCGCAGCATCGTCCGCGGCATCTGCCTCCGCGTCGCCGAAACCGCCGGGTACGCCGTCGCGGTCACCTACATGATTTCCTACCTCAACACGACCGAGCTTGCGACACGAACCGAGACCCTGACGTCCCTGTGCGTTGCATCATTCATCGGCATCTTCGCCACCATGGGCTGGGCCCGCCTGACAGACCGTGTAGGACGGCGCCCTGTTTACATCTGGTCCTGCGCCTTCGCCGTCCTCTTCGGCATCCCGATGTTCCTGCTCGCCAACACCGGCCTGTTCATCTGCGTGATGATTACCATCGTCATCTCCTACGCCGTCTGCCAGAACTCCCTGGCCGGCGCCCAGGGTGCGTGGTTCCCCGAGCTGTTCCAGGCCAAGACCCGGGCCTCCGGAGCCTCCCTGGCCTACCAGATCTCCGCGATGGTGTCCGGCTTCACTCCCTTCATCACCACCCTGCTGTACATCCAGCTCGACTGGCTCGGCCCGGCCCTGCTGTTCTCCACCTACGCACTCATCGGCCTCATTGCGGCAATCATGACCCGCGAAACCTGGGGGCGCAGGGAACGACAGCTCGCCGAGGAAGCCGGCAAGTCCACCCCCCTGCCCCAGCACGTCTGACCCACACCTCGTTTCCGGGAACCAGAAAGAGCACCCATGACTCTGACACCAACACCCACCACTACGCCGGACCGCGGCACTCAACCAGCTGATTTCGGCGCGCGGGTCACCAATGTCGAAGCAGCTGCCTACCGGGCCCGTCACTATGCCCTGAACATGGGCGAGGTACAGGGACAGGGCTACGTCGGCCAGGCGCTTGGCTCCGCGGACATGTTCGCCGCCGTCTACGCGGACCAGCTCCGGCACCGTCCCGAAGACCCGCACTGGGAGGACCGCGACCGGTTCCTGCTCTCCACAGGCCACTACGCCATCGGCCACTACGCCGCCCTCGCAGAAGCCGGCATCATCCCCATCGACGAACTGGACACCTACGGATCCGACGACTCCCGGCTCCCCATGTCGGGCATGGCGTCCTACACGCCCGGCATGGAGATTTCCGGCGGCTCCCTGGGCCACGGCCTGGGCGTCGCCGTAGGGATGGCACTGGGCCTGCGGATGAGGGGCTCGGACTCGAGAATCTTCAACTTCCTCTCCGACGGCGAATTGGACGAAGGATCGACCTGGGAAGCCGCCATGGGAGCCCACCACCATCAGCTGGGTAACCTCACCGCCCTGGTGGATATGAACGCGTTGCAGGCCGACGGCGCCACCAAGACAGTGCTGAGCATCGAACCCGCCACCGACAAGTGGGCGTCCTTTGGCTGGTATACCCAGCGCGTGGATGGGAACGACGCCGCAGCCCTGTTGGAAGCGCTCGATAACATCGCCCGCGAGGCAACTCCGACCGGCCGGCCCTCGGTCATCCTGTGCGACACGAAGGTCGGCAAGGCCGTTCCTCTGCTGGAAGAACGGGAGAAGGCCCACTTCATGCGCATCGAAGAAGACGAATGGCAGATCTGCCGCGAGCAGCTGACCACCGGACACGACGGAAAGGCAGCCCGATGAGCGCCAGCACCACCACCGAGGCCCCCGACACGACGGCAGCCGTCAAGCCGAAGCTGAAGACTTCGGCGATGATTGCCTCCTTCGCGGATCCCGGCCAGAAGACCGCACCCGCTCCTTTCGGTCACGCATTGGTCCGGGCAGCCGAGGAGAACGCGAGAATCGTCGGTCTCACAGCCGACCTCGGCAAGTACACCGACATGCACATCTTTGCCAAAGCCTTCCCCGACAGGTTCTTCCAGATGGGCATGGCTGAGCAGCTCCTCTTCGGAGCAGCCGCCGGCATGGCCGAAACAGGGCTCGTACCCTTCGCCTCCACGTACGCGGTCTTCGCGGCCCGACGCGCCTACGACTTCCTGTGCCTGGATATCGCCGAACCGAACCTCAACGTCAACATCGTCGGCGGGCTTCCCGGCCTGACGACCGGGTACGGACCGAGCCACCAGGCGACGGAGGACATCGCCATCTTCCGCGGCATGCCGAACCTCACCATCGTGGACCCCTGTGACTCGCTGGACATCGAGCAGGCCGTACCCCAGCTCGCCGCGTCAGAAGGACCGACCTACCTTCGTCTGCTCAGGGGTAACGTTCCCACCGTCCTGGACGAATACGACTACACGTTCGAGCTCGGCAAGGCCAAGGAACTCCGCCCCGGACGGGACGTCCTGTTCATCTCCAGCGGCCTCATGACCATGAGGGCGCTGCAGGCCGCCGAGGAACTCGGAAGCCACAACGTCGACGTCGCCGTCATCCACTCCCCCACCATCAAACCCTTTGACAACGAAACTATCCTTCGCGAGTTGGGCAAGGACCGCCTTGTCGTCACCCTCGAGAACCACACCGAGATCGGCGGTCTGTTTGAAACTGTCGCCGGCGTGGCGGTACGCCACGGAGTGGGTGCAAAGGTGACACCCATCGCCCTCCCTGATCTGTTCCTAGATGCCGGCGCGTTG containing:
- a CDS encoding 3-oxoacyl-ACP reductase, yielding MTSIQRTAVITGATSPRGIGVTTARRYAKDGWAIVVLDLNGETSAKVATEISSEFGVPGFGYAVDVTSEASVIAAHEAVAAEVTAGNLPPIGALANIAGITSPVPFLETTLDLWNKVMAVNATGTYLVTKAFLPAMLENKWGRIVNMSSVSAQRGGGVFGKVPYSAAKAAILGFTKALARELADSGVTVNAVTPGAVDTNIRVGSTPEQEAALARDIPLGRTATTDEVAGVIAFLSSDDSSYLTGTTIDINGGSHIH
- a CDS encoding MFS transporter, encoding MSNEALQMRGHVHGTKDARKVAVGSGVGAVIETYDFIGFGTAAALYFGPAFFPGADPVTATLASFATLGVGFAARPLGGIIGGHLGDKVGRKPVLVASLIIMGLATFAIGLLPTYATVGILAPILLVIVRIIQGLAFGAEWGGAILMSYEHAPWKSKGKYTGIVQAGFPVGLLLANLVFLASANLIGDWAWRIPFLASIVLVAVGLIIRSKVPESPVFEDVKDQGNIVKNPIVQVIRQDWRSIVRGICLRVAETAGYAVAVTYMISYLNTTELATRTETLTSLCVASFIGIFATMGWARLTDRVGRRPVYIWSCAFAVLFGIPMFLLANTGLFICVMITIVISYAVCQNSLAGAQGAWFPELFQAKTRASGASLAYQISAMVSGFTPFITTLLYIQLDWLGPALLFSTYALIGLIAAIMTRETWGRRERQLAEEAGKSTPLPQHV
- a CDS encoding transketolase, with product MTLTPTPTTTPDRGTQPADFGARVTNVEAAAYRARHYALNMGEVQGQGYVGQALGSADMFAAVYADQLRHRPEDPHWEDRDRFLLSTGHYAIGHYAALAEAGIIPIDELDTYGSDDSRLPMSGMASYTPGMEISGGSLGHGLGVAVGMALGLRMRGSDSRIFNFLSDGELDEGSTWEAAMGAHHHQLGNLTALVDMNALQADGATKTVLSIEPATDKWASFGWYTQRVDGNDAAALLEALDNIAREATPTGRPSVILCDTKVGKAVPLLEEREKAHFMRIEEDEWQICREQLTTGHDGKAAR
- a CDS encoding transketolase, yielding MSASTTTEAPDTTAAVKPKLKTSAMIASFADPGQKTAPAPFGHALVRAAEENARIVGLTADLGKYTDMHIFAKAFPDRFFQMGMAEQLLFGAAAGMAETGLVPFASTYAVFAARRAYDFLCLDIAEPNLNVNIVGGLPGLTTGYGPSHQATEDIAIFRGMPNLTIVDPCDSLDIEQAVPQLAASEGPTYLRLLRGNVPTVLDEYDYTFELGKAKELRPGRDVLFISSGLMTMRALQAAEELGSHNVDVAVIHSPTIKPFDNETILRELGKDRLVVTLENHTEIGGLFETVAGVAVRHGVGAKVTPIALPDLFLDAGALPTLHEKYGLSRDRIVQKVLAELS